One Vibrio neonatus genomic window carries:
- the groL gene encoding chaperonin GroEL (60 kDa chaperone family; promotes refolding of misfolded polypeptides especially under stressful conditions; forms two stacked rings of heptamers to form a barrel-shaped 14mer; ends can be capped by GroES; misfolded proteins enter the barrel where they are refolded when GroES binds) yields MAAKDVKFGNDARIKMLEGVNVLADAVKVTLGPKGRNVVLDKSFGAPTITKDGVSVAREIELEDKFQNMGAQMVKEVASQANDAAGDGTTTATVLAQSIITEGLKAVAAGMNPMDLKRGIDKAVIAAVEELKGLSQPCADTKAIAQVGTISANSDATVGNIIAEAMEKVGRDGVITVEEGQALQDELDVVEGMQFDRGYLSPYFVNNQEAGSVDLDSPFILLIDKKVSNIRELLPTLEAVAKASRPLLIIAEDVEGEALATLVVNNMRGIVKVAAVKAPGFGDRRKSMLQDIAILTGGTVISEEIGLDLEKVTLEDLGQAKRVTVTKENSTIIDGAGDEVAINGRVTQIRQQVEDATSDYDKEKLQERVAKLAGGVAVIKVGAATEIEMKEKKDRVEDALQATRAAVEEGVVAGGGVALIRAASKLTALTGDNEEQNVGIRVALRAMESPIRQITTNAGDEESVVANNVKAGEGSYGYNAATGEYGDMLEMGILDPTKVTRSALQFAASVAGLMITTEAMVTDKPQGDAPAMPDMGGMGGMGGMPGMM; encoded by the coding sequence ATGGCTGCTAAAGACGTTAAATTTGGTAATGACGCACGAATCAAAATGCTAGAAGGTGTCAACGTTCTAGCTGACGCAGTAAAAGTTACATTAGGTCCTAAAGGCCGTAACGTAGTATTAGACAAATCTTTTGGTGCACCAACAATCACTAAAGATGGTGTATCTGTAGCGCGTGAAATTGAGCTTGAAGACAAGTTCCAAAACATGGGCGCGCAAATGGTTAAAGAAGTGGCCTCTCAAGCAAATGATGCTGCGGGTGACGGAACAACCACTGCTACTGTACTAGCACAATCTATCATCACTGAAGGTCTTAAAGCGGTAGCTGCGGGTATGAACCCAATGGATCTTAAGCGTGGTATCGACAAAGCGGTTATCGCGGCTGTTGAAGAGCTTAAAGGTTTATCTCAACCATGTGCTGATACTAAAGCTATCGCGCAAGTGGGTACTATCTCTGCAAACTCTGATGCGACTGTAGGTAACATCATTGCTGAAGCAATGGAAAAAGTAGGCCGTGACGGCGTTATCACTGTTGAAGAAGGTCAGGCTCTACAAGATGAGCTAGACGTAGTTGAAGGTATGCAGTTTGACCGCGGCTACCTATCTCCTTACTTCGTGAACAACCAAGAAGCAGGCAGTGTTGACCTAGACAGCCCATTCATCCTTCTTATCGATAAGAAAGTATCAAACATCCGTGAGCTACTTCCTACTTTAGAAGCAGTTGCTAAAGCATCTCGTCCACTGCTGATCATTGCAGAAGACGTTGAAGGTGAAGCACTAGCTACTCTAGTTGTGAACAACATGCGTGGCATCGTTAAAGTTGCAGCTGTTAAAGCACCGGGCTTTGGTGATCGTCGTAAGTCAATGCTACAAGACATCGCTATCCTAACTGGCGGTACTGTGATTTCTGAAGAAATCGGTCTAGACCTTGAGAAAGTGACTCTAGAAGACCTAGGTCAAGCGAAACGCGTGACAGTAACCAAAGAAAACTCAACCATCATCGATGGTGCGGGTGATGAAGTGGCTATCAACGGTCGCGTTACGCAAATTCGTCAACAAGTTGAAGACGCAACGTCTGACTACGACAAAGAAAAACTTCAAGAGCGCGTTGCAAAACTTGCTGGCGGTGTTGCAGTAATCAAAGTTGGCGCAGCCACTGAAATTGAAATGAAAGAGAAAAAAGACCGCGTAGAAGATGCTCTACAAGCCACTCGCGCCGCGGTTGAAGAAGGTGTTGTTGCAGGTGGTGGTGTTGCACTAATCCGCGCTGCTTCAAAACTAACTGCTCTAACTGGCGACAACGAAGAGCAAAACGTCGGTATCCGCGTAGCTCTACGTGCAATGGAATCTCCAATTCGTCAAATCACTACTAACGCAGGTGACGAAGAGTCTGTAGTTGCTAACAACGTTAAAGCAGGCGAAGGTAGCTACGGCTACAACGCAGCCACTGGCGAATACGGCGACATGCTAGAGATGGGTATCCTTGACCCAACTAAAGTAACTCGTAGCGCACTTCAGTTCGCAGCCTCTGTAGCCGGTCTTATGATCACTACCGAAGCGATGGTAACTGACAAGCCACAAGGCGATGCTCCTGCAATGCCTGATATGGGCGGCATGGGTGGAATGGGCGGCATGCCTGGCATGATGTAA
- a CDS encoding co-chaperone GroES, giving the protein MNIRPLHDRVIVERQEVESKSAGGIVLTGSAAEKSTRGKILAVGKGRILENGTVQPLDVQVGDTVIFAEGYGTKTEKIDGKEVLIMSENDIMAIVE; this is encoded by the coding sequence ATGAATATTCGTCCATTACATGATCGAGTTATCGTTGAGCGTCAAGAAGTTGAATCAAAATCTGCTGGCGGCATCGTTTTAACTGGTTCTGCTGCTGAGAAATCTACTCGCGGTAAAATCCTTGCTGTCGGTAAAGGTCGCATCCTAGAGAACGGCACAGTGCAACCTCTAGACGTTCAAGTTGGTGACACAGTAATCTTCGCTGAAGGCTACGGCACTAAAACTGAAAAGATTGATGGCAAAGAAGTGCTAATCATGTCTGAAAACGACATCATGGCAATTGTTGAATAA
- a CDS encoding VC2662 family protein: protein MKKRLLAVTATLALASPFAMAESAPVMFSSLNGFNAPNVDSVGGVRLSVLHGQVREVKGLDISVLGMSERDNMTGVNLSFFFGGSKVNKQMTGAALGLFNWNPGNTTGANVSAVNITNNVKGLNLGVANISKGKTIADVAVVSLSKESNFQLGIFNKTEKIDGVQIGLINCADNGFFKCFPIVNFAK from the coding sequence ATGAAAAAACGACTATTAGCAGTAACAGCGACACTTGCCCTTGCTTCACCTTTTGCTATGGCTGAAAGTGCGCCGGTAATGTTCTCTTCTCTAAATGGCTTTAATGCGCCAAATGTAGACTCTGTAGGCGGTGTACGTCTGTCTGTATTACACGGTCAAGTTCGTGAAGTTAAAGGGTTAGACATCTCAGTGTTAGGTATGTCTGAGCGCGATAACATGACAGGGGTTAACTTAAGCTTTTTCTTTGGTGGTTCTAAGGTTAATAAACAAATGACCGGTGCGGCATTGGGTCTATTTAACTGGAACCCAGGTAATACAACAGGTGCTAACGTGAGTGCGGTTAACATTACCAACAATGTAAAAGGTCTAAACTTGGGTGTGGCTAACATCTCTAAAGGTAAAACTATTGCTGATGTAGCTGTGGTGAGCCTTTCTAAAGAATCTAACTTCCAGCTAGGTATCTTCAACAAAACAGAAAAAATTGATGGCGTACAGATTGGTCTAATTAACTGTGCTGACAATGGCTTCTTTAAATGTTTCCCTATCGTGAACTTTGCTAAGTAA
- the epmB gene encoding EF-P beta-lysylation protein EpmB: protein MSHIITQKPVSVEKNWLQQLANGISDPAELLSMLNIDPQDCANSLSARKLFAQRVPVSFVERMEKGNINDPLLLQVLPVDAEFNEVAGYSKDPLQEQDNEQPSLLHKYKSRVLLVFKGSCAINCRYCFRRHFPYADNKGSKSIWQNSLDYIAQHPEVNEVILSGGDPLMAKDHELQWFITQLQQIEHVRTLRIHSRLPVVIPDRITDSLCRMLQESSLNTVLVTHINHPNEINAELAAAMFKLKQSQVTLLNQGVMLKGVNDEVSVLKALSEKLFDAGILPYYMHVLDKVQGAAHFHISDDQARQLIANLMKEVSGYLVPSLTREIGGRASKTLLDLHLE, encoded by the coding sequence ATGTCGCATATAATAACCCAAAAACCTGTATCTGTTGAAAAAAACTGGTTGCAACAATTGGCTAATGGGATCTCCGATCCTGCCGAACTACTCTCAATGCTTAATATTGACCCTCAAGATTGTGCAAATAGCTTGTCAGCTCGCAAACTTTTCGCACAACGAGTGCCTGTAAGCTTTGTTGAGAGAATGGAAAAAGGCAATATCAACGACCCTCTTTTGCTACAAGTTTTGCCTGTCGATGCAGAATTTAATGAAGTGGCTGGGTACAGCAAAGATCCCCTACAAGAACAAGACAACGAACAACCCAGTCTTCTACACAAATACAAAAGCCGTGTGCTATTGGTGTTTAAAGGCAGTTGCGCTATTAATTGCCGCTACTGTTTCCGTCGTCATTTCCCATACGCAGATAACAAAGGCAGTAAGTCTATTTGGCAAAACAGCTTAGACTATATTGCCCAGCATCCAGAAGTAAACGAAGTGATCCTCTCTGGTGGCGACCCTTTAATGGCTAAAGATCATGAACTGCAATGGTTCATCACTCAATTACAGCAAATTGAACATGTACGCACTTTGCGTATTCACTCTCGATTGCCTGTGGTGATTCCTGACCGAATTACTGACTCACTTTGTCGCATGCTACAAGAAAGCTCTTTAAATACGGTATTAGTGACTCATATTAATCATCCGAATGAGATCAATGCTGAGTTGGCAGCGGCTATGTTTAAGCTAAAACAAAGTCAGGTAACCTTGCTCAATCAAGGCGTTATGTTAAAGGGCGTGAATGATGAAGTGTCTGTGCTAAAAGCCCTCAGCGAGAAGCTTTTTGATGCCGGAATTTTACCTTACTACATGCACGTATTAGATAAAGTACAAGGCGCAGCACATTTTCATATCAGCGATGACCAAGCTCGACAGTTAATCGCAAACTTAATGAAAGAAGTTTCTGGCTATCTGGTGCCTTCGCTTACCCGAGAGATTGGTGGTAGAGCCAGCAAAACGCTGTTAGATCTGCATTTAGAATAG
- the gpsA gene encoding NAD(P)H-dependent glycerol-3-phosphate dehydrogenase, translating into MAASNCEFQGTSMTVIGAGSYGTSLAISLARNGAEVVIWGHEREHMQKLQADRMNKEFLPDVPFPDSLIVECDLEKAVAASRDLLVVVPSHVFGIVLDSLKPHLKADSRICWATKGLEPETGRLLKDVAQEKLGDQYPLAVLSGPTFAKELAMGLPTAIAVASSEPQFATELQNKIHCSKSFRVYANDDFIGMQLGGAVKNVIAIGAGMSDGIGFGANARTALITRGLAEMTRLGVALGAKPETFMGMAGLGDLVLTCTDNQSRNRRFGLALGKGQDVDTAQQEIGQVVEGYRNTKEVWLLANREGIEMPIVEQIYQVLYQGKDANAAAQDLLARDKKAER; encoded by the coding sequence ATGGCAGCATCAAATTGTGAGTTTCAAGGCACATCAATGACAGTGATTGGCGCCGGTTCTTATGGCACTTCATTGGCTATCTCGCTCGCTCGTAATGGCGCAGAAGTCGTTATTTGGGGTCATGAACGTGAACACATGCAGAAGCTACAAGCGGATAGAATGAACAAAGAGTTCTTACCGGATGTGCCTTTTCCTGATTCACTGATTGTGGAATGTGATTTAGAAAAAGCCGTTGCCGCTAGTCGAGATCTACTGGTTGTCGTACCAAGCCATGTTTTTGGCATTGTACTAGATAGCTTAAAGCCACACTTAAAAGCAGATTCACGCATCTGCTGGGCAACGAAAGGCTTAGAGCCAGAAACAGGCCGTCTATTAAAAGATGTTGCGCAAGAGAAACTCGGTGATCAGTATCCATTGGCGGTATTGTCTGGTCCAACATTTGCCAAAGAGTTGGCTATGGGGTTACCGACTGCGATTGCCGTGGCGTCTTCCGAGCCACAATTTGCCACTGAACTACAAAATAAAATTCACTGCAGTAAGTCTTTTCGCGTGTATGCCAATGATGATTTCATCGGTATGCAATTGGGTGGCGCGGTGAAAAATGTCATTGCCATTGGCGCAGGTATGTCTGATGGTATTGGTTTTGGTGCCAACGCTCGTACCGCATTGATTACTCGTGGCCTTGCTGAAATGACTCGCTTAGGCGTAGCATTAGGCGCAAAACCTGAAACCTTTATGGGTATGGCAGGTCTGGGTGATTTAGTGCTAACGTGTACTGATAATCAATCGCGCAATCGCCGCTTTGGATTGGCGTTGGGTAAAGGTCAGGACGTAGACACAGCACAACAAGAAATTGGGCAAGTGGTTGAAGGCTACCGCAACACCAAAGAAGTATGGCTACTGGCCAACCGTGAAGGCATCGAAATGCCAATCGTGGAGCAAATTTACCAAGTGCTTTATCAAGGTAAAGATGCCAATGCTGCCGCGCAGGACTTGTTAGCCCGCGATAAAAAAGCAGAACGATAA
- a CDS encoding MATE family efflux transporter, which translates to MHDKHGLLTAPIDQVLRQMTLPMVLGIVAILMFNLVDTFFISLLGTDALAAISFTFPVTFAMNCITMGIGMGLSTHVGRFLGQKQPEQAARFSSHGILLAVLIISITSLIGLHTIEPLFTRLGAETKLLPLIDQYMAVWYLAIPLLVIPMSGNAAIRACGDTKTPAKIMITAGVINGVLDPFLIFGIGPFPELGIQGAAIATGISWFVAMLASFYILVVRVKLLAKPKPKQLLSDWKNILKIGTPAALSNALNPISAAILMMILASHGTAAVAAYGAAQRIESLLLIVLMALTSVLTPFMSQNLGANNPQRSFKALFMCMRFSILFQLLVFIVMVPLSTPFASLFSQEESVRHLLWLYLVCVPLSYGFQGVVMLLISSLNALHKPMSAFIWSCLRLFVFTLPCAWLGSQWLDIQGLFIGVAVGNVLGGIAGYLYASILRRNTLNEISSTQG; encoded by the coding sequence ATGCACGATAAACACGGACTATTAACCGCCCCCATCGACCAAGTATTGCGTCAAATGACGTTGCCTATGGTGTTGGGTATCGTCGCTATTTTGATGTTCAATCTGGTGGATACTTTCTTTATCTCGCTACTTGGCACCGATGCGTTAGCCGCGATCAGTTTTACCTTCCCTGTCACCTTTGCCATGAACTGCATCACTATGGGCATTGGCATGGGGCTATCCACTCATGTGGGGCGCTTCTTAGGGCAAAAGCAACCAGAGCAAGCGGCGCGATTTTCCAGTCACGGTATTTTGTTGGCGGTGCTCATAATTAGCATCACCTCACTCATTGGCCTGCACACTATCGAGCCTTTGTTTACTCGTCTTGGCGCTGAAACGAAGCTATTGCCTCTTATCGATCAATATATGGCGGTGTGGTATCTAGCAATTCCATTATTGGTCATTCCGATGAGTGGCAACGCCGCTATTCGAGCCTGTGGAGACACCAAAACCCCCGCCAAAATTATGATTACCGCAGGGGTGATCAATGGCGTATTAGACCCATTTCTTATTTTCGGAATTGGCCCATTTCCTGAGCTTGGCATTCAAGGGGCGGCAATTGCGACCGGGATCAGTTGGTTTGTCGCTATGCTAGCCTCGTTTTATATTCTGGTCGTGCGCGTTAAATTACTGGCTAAGCCCAAGCCAAAACAACTGCTCAGTGACTGGAAAAACATTCTTAAAATCGGCACTCCGGCCGCGTTATCAAATGCGCTTAATCCGATCAGCGCGGCTATTTTAATGATGATACTGGCCAGTCACGGTACAGCGGCGGTTGCCGCCTATGGCGCAGCACAAAGGATTGAGTCTTTATTATTAATCGTACTCATGGCGCTGACCTCGGTTTTAACACCCTTTATGTCGCAAAACCTTGGCGCAAATAACCCACAACGAAGCTTCAAAGCACTGTTTATGTGCATGCGCTTCTCTATTCTATTTCAGCTGTTGGTCTTTATTGTAATGGTGCCACTGAGCACACCTTTTGCTAGCTTATTCAGCCAAGAAGAGAGCGTACGTCACTTGCTTTGGTTATATCTAGTTTGCGTACCACTTAGCTACGGATTTCAAGGTGTGGTGATGCTACTCATCAGTAGCTTGAATGCTTTGCACAAACCTATGTCGGCATTTATCTGGAGCTGTTTGCGCTTGTTTGTATTTACCTTGCCTTGCGCATGGCTAGGTAGCCAGTGGCTAGATATTCAAGGATTGTTTATTGGGGTTGCGGTCGGCAATGTGTTAGGAGGGATAGCAGGCTACTTGTACGCTTCTATTCTGCGTCGAAATACCTTAAACGAAATAAGCTCAACACAAGGTTGA
- a CDS encoding ABC-F family ATPase, translated as MISTANITQQFGAKPLFENISVKFGEGNRYGLIGANGCGKSTFMKILSGELEPSGGNVSYDPNERVAKLNQDQFAYEEFTVIDTVVMGYKELWAVKQERDRIYSLAEMSEEDGMKVADLEVEFAEMDGYMAEAKAGELLLAVGIPEEQHYGLMSEVAPGWKLRVLLAQVLFADPHIMLLDEPTNNLDMDTICWLEETLNQRNCTMIIISHDRHFLNSVCTHMADLDYGELRLYPGNYDEYMTAATQARERLLSDNAKKKAQIAELQTFVSRFSANASKAKQATSRAKQIDKIQLDEVKASSRQNPFIRFEQSKELFRNALVIENLTQGFEDDLYADFNAIFEVGERVAIIGENGVGKTTLLNTLAGSIAPRGGEYKWSENSNIGYYAQDHAHDFEEDLKVFDWMAQWRQEGDDEQVVRSFLGRMLFGQDDIKKPVKVLSGGEQGRMLLGKIMMHKPNILLMDEPTNHMDMESIESLNLALENYKGTLFFVSHDRVFVDSLATRILEIKDGKINDFRGTYAEFLKNRGIES; from the coding sequence TTGATTTCCACAGCTAACATCACTCAACAATTTGGCGCTAAGCCTTTATTTGAAAATATCTCGGTTAAATTTGGCGAGGGCAATCGCTACGGTCTGATCGGTGCAAATGGTTGTGGTAAGTCCACTTTCATGAAGATCTTGAGCGGCGAACTTGAGCCTTCTGGTGGTAATGTTAGTTACGATCCTAATGAACGCGTGGCTAAGCTAAATCAGGACCAGTTTGCCTACGAAGAATTTACTGTAATCGATACCGTTGTTATGGGTTACAAAGAGCTTTGGGCAGTAAAGCAAGAGCGTGACCGTATCTACTCATTAGCAGAAATGAGTGAAGAAGATGGCATGAAAGTGGCTGACCTTGAGGTTGAGTTCGCGGAAATGGACGGTTACATGGCGGAAGCGAAAGCGGGCGAATTATTGCTTGCGGTCGGTATTCCAGAAGAGCAGCATTACGGCCTGATGAGCGAAGTCGCTCCAGGTTGGAAATTGCGTGTGCTATTGGCACAGGTGCTATTTGCTGACCCGCATATCATGCTACTTGATGAACCTACCAACAACTTGGATATGGACACTATCTGTTGGTTGGAAGAGACGTTGAACCAACGTAACTGCACTATGATTATCATCTCGCATGACCGTCACTTCTTAAACTCAGTATGTACTCACATGGCTGACTTAGACTACGGTGAGTTGCGTCTATACCCTGGCAACTACGACGAATACATGACCGCAGCGACTCAAGCTCGTGAGCGTCTGTTGTCTGATAACGCTAAGAAAAAAGCGCAAATTGCTGAACTGCAAACTTTCGTTTCTCGCTTCTCTGCAAACGCTTCGAAAGCGAAACAAGCCACTTCTCGTGCTAAGCAGATTGATAAGATCCAACTGGATGAAGTGAAAGCATCAAGCCGTCAAAACCCATTCATTCGTTTTGAGCAATCTAAAGAGTTGTTCCGTAATGCCTTGGTGATTGAAAACCTAACGCAAGGTTTTGAAGACGACTTATATGCTGACTTTAATGCCATTTTTGAAGTGGGCGAGCGTGTTGCGATCATCGGTGAAAACGGCGTGGGTAAAACAACGCTGCTGAACACATTAGCCGGTTCAATCGCTCCTCGCGGCGGTGAGTACAAGTGGTCTGAAAACTCAAACATTGGTTACTACGCTCAAGATCATGCACATGACTTTGAAGAAGATTTGAAAGTGTTTGACTGGATGGCGCAATGGCGTCAAGAAGGCGACGATGAGCAAGTGGTACGTAGCTTCTTAGGCCGTATGTTGTTTGGTCAAGACGATATCAAGAAGCCCGTTAAGGTGCTGTCTGGTGGTGAGCAAGGTCGTATGCTGTTAGGCAAGATCATGATGCACAAGCCAAACATCTTATTGATGGATGAACCTACTAACCACATGGATATGGAATCTATCGAATCGCTAAACTTGGCACTTGAGAACTACAAGGGCACTTTGTTCTTCGTTTCTCACGACCGTGTATTTGTAGATTCGTTGGCAACTCGTATTCTTGAAATTAAAGACGGTAAGATCAATGACTTCCGTGGTACCTATGCTGAGTTCTTGAAAAACCGTGGTATTGAGAGCTAA
- the secB gene encoding protein-export chaperone SecB — MSEAAATQAPQQNFTIQRVFLKDLSFEAPNSPAMFQKEWQPDVNLDLDTKSAQLGEGVYEVVLRLTVTVKNADETAFLCEVQQGGIFTAEDMEPGQLAHCLGAFCPNILFPYARETISSLVVKGTFPQLNLAPVNFDALFMNYLQSQQQQEEQPQADA, encoded by the coding sequence ATGTCTGAAGCAGCAGCGACTCAAGCACCACAACAGAACTTCACTATTCAACGTGTCTTCTTGAAAGATCTTTCTTTCGAAGCGCCAAACTCTCCAGCAATGTTTCAAAAAGAATGGCAACCAGATGTAAACCTAGACCTAGACACTAAAAGTGCTCAACTAGGCGAAGGCGTTTACGAAGTTGTTCTTCGTCTAACAGTAACTGTTAAAAATGCTGACGAAACGGCTTTCCTATGTGAAGTTCAACAAGGTGGTATTTTCACAGCTGAAGATATGGAACCAGGTCAACTTGCACATTGCCTAGGTGCATTCTGCCCGAACATCTTGTTCCCATACGCTCGCGAAACTATTTCAAGCCTAGTTGTTAAGGGTACATTCCCTCAACTAAACCTTGCTCCTGTAAACTTTGATGCGTTGTTCATGAACTACCTACAAAGCCAACAGCAACAAGAAGAACAGCCTCAAGCTGACGCATAA
- a CDS encoding ATP-binding cassette domain-containing protein: MHIQKLKYKDGMAELSIADWQIEAGQHWGIFSSQSQCSALIVQLLSGELEANSGEVLDSPQRIACVSLLHQQRLLEEEIAKDETDFQDSIDYGSTVEQLILNMGCTQAELEEVIEKTDLGELRQRPFRQLSTGETRRAMLARALVTKPQLLILDEPYTGLDTAHRLALSQLLNVCAEQMQLIVITSREDELPTCISHVALFDHHSLTQTMTLEEWHNHPIKQHIKKLSQQKSGGVFELLESYHEQKQLLDPLIDMQNVKVEYLDGVIFKDFTWQAKIGQHWQIRGPNGCGKSTLLGLIMGDHPQCYSNDISVLGMKRGSGESIWDIKKQIGIVSSALHLQYRVNCSALDVLLSGFFDSIGLYEKPSKKQIQLAQQWLKVLEMSEFEKIGFKSLDYGQQRLLLIGRALIKQPALLVLDEPYQGLDYINRKLVFFVLNRIAKTNMSQLLYVTHYAEDALEAIDHFIDFEPVAEGHQLVIG; the protein is encoded by the coding sequence ATGCACATACAGAAATTGAAGTACAAGGATGGCATGGCGGAGTTGTCTATTGCTGATTGGCAAATTGAAGCGGGCCAGCATTGGGGGATATTTTCTTCACAAAGTCAGTGTTCAGCGCTAATTGTTCAGTTGTTAAGTGGTGAACTCGAAGCGAACTCAGGTGAGGTATTGGATAGCCCGCAACGTATCGCGTGTGTCTCTTTGCTTCATCAGCAACGCTTATTAGAAGAAGAGATCGCAAAAGACGAAACTGACTTTCAAGACAGCATTGATTACGGTTCAACGGTTGAACAACTGATCTTAAACATGGGTTGTACCCAAGCCGAGCTGGAAGAGGTGATTGAGAAAACCGATCTGGGTGAATTGCGTCAGCGTCCTTTCCGTCAACTTTCTACGGGCGAAACACGTCGCGCTATGCTTGCTCGCGCTTTAGTGACCAAGCCGCAACTATTGATTCTGGATGAACCTTATACAGGGTTAGATACTGCGCACCGACTGGCTCTAAGTCAGCTACTTAACGTGTGTGCCGAGCAGATGCAACTGATCGTAATTACCTCTCGTGAAGATGAACTGCCAACTTGTATCAGCCATGTCGCTTTGTTTGACCATCACTCTTTGACCCAAACCATGACCTTAGAAGAGTGGCACAACCATCCTATCAAGCAACACATCAAGAAACTGTCACAACAAAAGAGTGGCGGTGTGTTTGAGCTTCTTGAGTCTTACCATGAGCAAAAGCAGCTGCTCGATCCCTTAATTGATATGCAAAACGTCAAAGTGGAATATCTGGATGGGGTCATTTTCAAAGACTTTACTTGGCAAGCTAAAATAGGTCAGCACTGGCAAATCCGTGGGCCAAATGGCTGTGGTAAAAGCACCTTACTAGGCTTGATCATGGGTGACCATCCGCAGTGCTACAGCAATGACATTTCTGTGCTAGGTATGAAGCGCGGTTCTGGCGAAAGCATTTGGGATATCAAGAAGCAAATCGGTATAGTGTCGTCAGCACTGCATTTGCAGTATCGTGTGAATTGCAGTGCGTTAGACGTATTACTGTCGGGTTTCTTTGATAGCATCGGTTTGTATGAAAAGCCGAGTAAGAAACAGATTCAACTTGCCCAGCAATGGTTAAAAGTGCTGGAAATGAGCGAGTTTGAGAAAATTGGCTTTAAGAGTTTAGATTACGGACAGCAGCGACTATTACTGATTGGCCGCGCCTTAATTAAGCAACCTGCATTACTGGTGCTAGATGAACCGTACCAAGGGCTTGATTACATTAACCGCAAGTTGGTGTTCTTTGTGCTAAACCGTATTGCCAAAACCAACATGAGCCAACTGCTGTACGTGACCCACTACGCAGAAGATGCCCTAGAAGCCATCGACCACTTCATTGACTTTGAACCTGTCGCCGAAGGCCATCAACTGGTGATTGGTTAA
- the cysE gene encoding serine O-acetyltransferase, producing the protein MDECEANDVWQCIVNEARKQAEQEPMLASFYHATIINHDSFAAALSYILANKLKTASMPAMGVRDVIEEALTADPSITDSAASDICATVNRDPAVAMYSAPLLYLKGYHALQGYRIANWLWKQGRVALATYLQNQISVACQVDIHPAAKIGKGIMLDHATGIVIGETAVVENDVSILQDVTLGGTGKESGDRHPKIREGVMIGAGAKVLGNIEVGEGAKIGSCSVVLQNVAPHTTVAGVPAKITGKPKSDKPAEDMDQNFNGRSQNFIHGDGI; encoded by the coding sequence ATGGATGAGTGTGAAGCTAACGATGTATGGCAATGCATTGTCAATGAGGCTCGTAAACAAGCAGAGCAAGAGCCTATGCTGGCTAGCTTCTATCATGCGACCATTATTAATCACGATAGCTTTGCGGCGGCATTGAGTTACATTCTTGCCAATAAGTTAAAGACCGCCAGTATGCCTGCTATGGGTGTGCGAGACGTGATTGAAGAAGCATTAACCGCAGACCCAAGTATTACCGATTCTGCAGCCAGTGACATTTGTGCCACGGTTAACCGAGACCCTGCGGTTGCGATGTACTCAGCCCCTTTGCTGTACTTAAAGGGCTATCATGCTTTGCAAGGCTATCGCATTGCTAACTGGCTTTGGAAACAAGGCCGAGTGGCGTTAGCTACTTATTTGCAAAACCAAATCTCAGTGGCCTGTCAGGTTGATATTCATCCAGCGGCTAAAATTGGTAAAGGCATCATGCTCGACCATGCTACAGGGATTGTTATTGGCGAAACGGCCGTAGTCGAAAACGACGTGTCTATTTTGCAAGATGTCACGCTAGGCGGTACTGGTAAAGAGAGTGGCGATCGTCACCCTAAAATCCGTGAAGGCGTTATGATTGGCGCGGGTGCTAAAGTGCTGGGCAATATCGAAGTGGGAGAGGGCGCGAAAATCGGCTCATGTTCTGTGGTATTGCAAAACGTGGCTCCGCACACCACTGTGGCGGGGGTTCCGGCTAAAATTACCGGCAAACCGAAATCGGATAAGCCTGCGGAAGATATGGACCAAAACTTTAATGGTCGCTCACAGAACTTTATTCATGGTGACGGAATCTAG